From Kineosporia corallincola, one genomic window encodes:
- a CDS encoding cytochrome ubiquinol oxidase subunit I: MNALDLARWQFGVTTVYHFIFVPLTIGLAPMVAIMQTLWVRTNDERWLRMTKFFGKLFLINFAIGVVTGIVQEFQFGMNWSEYSRFVGDVFGAPLAMEGLLAFFLESTFIGLWIFGWDLLPKKIHLMSIWLAAVGVNLSAFFILAANSFMQHPVGVEYNAETGRAEMTSIFDVLTNNTAMWAFPHQITAAWMTAATFVAGISGWWMIKARFQARADLADGADDSGIKHPKVELYRPMFRLACVVLLIAGVGVAITGDGQAKLMYQQQPMKMAAAEGLCDTETGAGFSLFAIGNPGPGHCDVTTVSIPYIYSFMATGDFNATVKGVNQLQAEYSEKYGDGTDYVPVLASTYWNFRFMILFGVIAAAFGAVGLWATRKGRTPGRWFGRLALFSIPAPFLANLTGWVFTEMGRQPWVVAPNPDGDWTIRMLTSDGVSTVGPWSVGISLTVFTLLYGGLGIVWFGLVRRYAAHGAPEVDPPRSDSDDDAERPLSFAY; this comes from the coding sequence ATGAACGCCCTCGACCTGGCCAGATGGCAGTTCGGTGTCACGACCGTCTACCACTTCATCTTCGTTCCGCTGACCATCGGCCTGGCCCCGATGGTCGCGATCATGCAGACCCTGTGGGTGCGCACCAACGACGAACGCTGGCTGCGCATGACGAAGTTCTTCGGGAAGCTCTTCCTGATCAACTTCGCGATCGGGGTGGTCACCGGCATCGTGCAGGAGTTCCAGTTCGGGATGAACTGGAGCGAGTACTCCCGCTTCGTGGGTGACGTCTTCGGAGCGCCGCTGGCCATGGAGGGCCTGCTGGCGTTCTTCCTCGAATCCACCTTCATCGGCCTGTGGATCTTCGGCTGGGACCTGCTGCCGAAGAAGATCCACCTGATGTCGATCTGGCTGGCCGCGGTCGGGGTGAATCTCTCGGCCTTCTTCATCCTCGCGGCGAACTCGTTCATGCAGCACCCGGTCGGCGTCGAGTACAACGCCGAGACCGGTCGCGCCGAGATGACCAGCATCTTCGACGTTCTCACCAACAACACGGCGATGTGGGCCTTCCCGCACCAGATCACCGCCGCCTGGATGACCGCCGCCACGTTCGTCGCGGGCATCTCCGGCTGGTGGATGATCAAGGCGCGGTTCCAGGCCCGGGCCGATCTTGCCGACGGCGCCGACGACAGCGGCATCAAGCACCCGAAGGTCGAGCTGTACCGGCCGATGTTCCGCCTGGCCTGCGTGGTTCTGCTGATCGCCGGCGTCGGGGTGGCCATCACCGGTGACGGCCAGGCCAAGCTGATGTACCAGCAGCAGCCGATGAAGATGGCCGCGGCCGAGGGTCTCTGCGATACCGAGACCGGCGCCGGGTTCAGTCTTTTCGCGATCGGCAACCCGGGCCCGGGGCACTGCGACGTCACCACTGTGTCGATCCCGTACATCTACTCGTTCATGGCGACCGGTGACTTCAACGCCACCGTCAAGGGCGTCAACCAGCTCCAGGCGGAGTACTCGGAGAAGTACGGCGACGGAACGGATTACGTCCCGGTGCTGGCCTCCACCTACTGGAACTTCCGCTTCATGATCCTGTTCGGCGTGATCGCGGCCGCGTTCGGCGCCGTGGGTCTGTGGGCCACCCGAAAGGGCCGCACCCCCGGCCGGTGGTTCGGCCGCCTGGCGCTGTTCAGCATCCCGGCCCCGTTCCTGGCGAACCTGACCGGCTGGGTGTTCACCGAGATGGGCCGTCAGCCGTGGGTCGTCGCGCCGAACCCGGACGGCGACTGGACCATCCGGATGCTGACCTCGGACGGCGTCTCGACGGTGGGCCCGTGGTCGGTGGGCATCTCGCTGACGGTCTTCACGCTGCTCTACGGCGGTCTCGGGATCGTCTGGTTCGGTCTGGTGCGCCGGTACGCGGCGCACGGTGCCCCCGAGGTCGACCCGCCCCGGTCCGACAGCGACGACGACGCCGAGCGCCCGCTCAGTTTCGCCTACTGA
- a CDS encoding ABC transporter permease: protein MKRQRLVRDHGQRGFGVALRTRPRRRALLAGTLAGLAGWQVLALVVGATTRQGRNVVPTLWTIMTEGITGLSHFYRGGWGAATTLQGAPDSAGLAALAVLQNSLVTLGRFGAGYLLAVALAVPAGLLVAAARPVRQAVGGVAGLLRMLPLLAMSPLFTLWFGASSAACVAFVTFGAFWVVLLSTANAVENLPRSLVDQPRTLGLGPVRLRLSVILPAIGPELRGPLMLAAGTAWACVLASELYGVQSGLGWALNQTLVYSLVPQMLVVAAVFTGLSLSTLRLVNRVTGRLTRWSE, encoded by the coding sequence ATGAAGCGGCAGCGACTCGTACGCGACCACGGGCAGCGGGGTTTCGGGGTCGCCCTGCGCACCCGGCCGCGGCGCCGGGCGCTGCTGGCGGGCACCCTGGCCGGCCTCGCCGGGTGGCAGGTGCTGGCGCTGGTGGTCGGCGCCACGACGCGTCAGGGGCGCAACGTCGTCCCCACGCTCTGGACGATCATGACCGAGGGCATCACCGGGCTGAGCCACTTCTACCGCGGTGGCTGGGGCGCGGCCACCACACTCCAGGGCGCGCCGGACTCGGCCGGGCTGGCCGCGCTCGCCGTGCTCCAGAACTCGCTCGTGACCCTGGGCCGCTTCGGCGCCGGGTATCTGCTGGCCGTCGCGCTGGCCGTGCCCGCCGGGCTGCTGGTGGCGGCGGCCCGGCCGGTGCGCCAGGCCGTCGGCGGGGTGGCCGGGCTGCTGCGCATGCTGCCGCTGCTGGCCATGTCCCCGTTGTTCACCCTGTGGTTCGGGGCCTCCTCGGCGGCCTGCGTCGCCTTCGTGACCTTCGGCGCCTTCTGGGTGGTGCTTCTGTCCACCGCGAACGCCGTGGAGAACCTGCCCCGAAGCCTGGTCGACCAGCCTCGCACGCTCGGTCTGGGCCCGGTGCGGCTGCGTCTGTCGGTGATCCTGCCGGCCATCGGCCCGGAACTGCGCGGGCCGCTGATGCTGGCGGCCGGAACCGCCTGGGCATGCGTCCTGGCCTCGGAGCTCTACGGGGTGCAGTCCGGCCTGGGCTGGGCACTGAACCAGACCCTGGTGTATTCGCTCGTGCCCCAGATGCTGGTGGTGGCAGCCGTGTTCACCGGGCTGTCGCTGAGCACGTTGCGCCTGGTCAACCGGGTGACCGGTCGGCTGACCCGATGGAGTGAGTAA
- a CDS encoding ABC transporter ATP-binding protein, translated as MTTTGRGLQVRGLTVRYGRGADAVTPLRDLDLDVPAGQFLCVLGPSGQGKSTLLRCLAGLLRPAAGSVLAHGVPVTGPGADRGMVFQQDAIPGWLRVADNIALGPRGRGLPESEWRERVSYFTRAVGLDGRERAWPRELSGGMRRRVAIAAVFANDPEFLLMDEPFGSLDHLTRAGLHETVLRLWRETEKTVVFVTHDVDEAIALGDRIVVVAGGGVRADVEVPFHRPRGDELRMDGEANALRSALLDALAPGTPQRPGTPQESSTSQRPASGASA; from the coding sequence ATGACGACGACCGGCAGAGGATTGCAGGTGCGTGGCCTGACGGTGCGGTACGGCCGCGGGGCGGACGCCGTCACCCCGTTGCGTGACCTCGACCTTGACGTGCCGGCCGGCCAGTTCCTGTGCGTGCTCGGGCCTTCCGGCCAGGGCAAGAGCACGCTGCTGCGCTGCCTGGCCGGGTTGCTGCGCCCGGCGGCGGGCAGCGTGCTGGCCCACGGTGTGCCGGTGACCGGGCCCGGTGCCGACCGCGGCATGGTGTTCCAGCAGGACGCGATCCCGGGCTGGCTGCGGGTGGCCGACAACATCGCCCTCGGGCCGCGCGGCCGCGGGCTGCCGGAGAGCGAATGGCGGGAGCGGGTCAGCTATTTCACCAGGGCCGTGGGGCTGGACGGTCGCGAGCGGGCGTGGCCCCGCGAGCTGTCCGGCGGCATGCGCCGACGGGTCGCGATCGCCGCGGTGTTCGCCAACGATCCCGAGTTTCTGCTGATGGATGAGCCTTTCGGCTCCCTCGACCATCTCACCCGGGCCGGCCTGCACGAGACCGTGCTGCGGCTGTGGCGTGAGACGGAGAAGACCGTCGTGTTCGTCACCCACGACGTCGACGAGGCCATCGCCCTGGGCGACCGGATCGTCGTGGTGGCCGGCGGGGGAGTGCGCGCCGACGTCGAGGTCCCGTTCCACCGGCCCCGGGGCGACGAACTGCGCATGGACGGCGAGGCGAACGCCCTGCGCTCGGCGCTGCTCGATGCCCTGGCCCCCGGCACCCCGCAACGGCCCGGCACCCCGCAGGAGTCCAGCACCTCGCAACGGCCCGCGTCCGGGGCATCCGCATGA
- a CDS encoding ABC transporter permease — protein sequence MKRAGGAASPVFWAAIGVLGFWGLWELVALGVGNDAVLPGPRVVLWEFEHSAGGDRGLEFLGIEHSDYPVNLAWTVGTATAAWLIGSALGVPAGLAAARRQWLRDVTEPVLFVFGAVPVLVVAPLLLVWFGAGPLSKLVLVAFYCFVVVALVAQSAALNLPPATEEYAAALGLGPRARSRAVLLPSAFPAIVAVLRLALATGISLEASAELLGSRVGVGRLVAVRAQQGNVASVLALSITLGLVALALDTTIRVAVAPALRWRE from the coding sequence GTGAAGCGGGCGGGCGGGGCGGCGTCTCCGGTGTTCTGGGCGGCGATCGGTGTGCTCGGTTTCTGGGGGCTGTGGGAGCTGGTCGCCCTCGGGGTCGGGAACGATGCCGTGCTGCCCGGGCCCCGCGTCGTCCTCTGGGAGTTCGAGCACAGCGCCGGGGGTGACCGGGGGCTGGAGTTCCTCGGCATCGAGCACAGCGACTACCCGGTGAACCTGGCCTGGACCGTCGGAACCGCCACGGCGGCCTGGCTGATCGGCAGCGCGCTCGGCGTGCCGGCCGGGCTCGCCGCCGCCCGCAGGCAGTGGCTGCGCGACGTCACCGAGCCCGTGCTGTTCGTCTTCGGCGCCGTGCCGGTGCTGGTGGTCGCCCCGCTGCTGCTGGTCTGGTTCGGCGCCGGGCCGCTGAGCAAGCTGGTGCTGGTGGCCTTCTACTGCTTCGTCGTGGTGGCCCTGGTGGCGCAGTCGGCGGCGCTGAACCTGCCGCCGGCCACCGAGGAGTACGCGGCCGCGCTCGGGCTGGGCCCGCGGGCCCGCTCCCGCGCCGTGCTGCTGCCGTCGGCCTTCCCGGCGATCGTCGCGGTGCTGCGCCTGGCCCTGGCCACCGGCATCAGCCTGGAGGCGAGCGCCGAGCTGCTCGGCTCCCGGGTGGGGGTGGGACGGCTCGTCGCCGTCCGGGCCCAGCAGGGCAATGTGGCATCGGTGCTGGCCCTCTCGATCACCCTCGGGCTGGTGGCGCTGGCGCTGGACACGACGATCCGCGTGGCCGTGGCGCCCGCGCTGAGGTGGCGGGAATGA
- a CDS encoding ABC transporter substrate-binding protein encodes MNIVSRRAVLAAITAGAAGVLTGCAQAPSSAGSAGASFSPSSDLAAPGDSIPQVTIKGAFTPYGDELLGVAGIDRGYYEAVGLTVSPEPYGAQLDLLMNLTPLVNGQVDLGAGYVPTVANQIDTVKNVVGFCISDVSYTYRIVAPTGKYTTVAREMTAGKTFTEALTTVMAQLKGERLICVESGSPLFRNAVAEAAGLDLEKDVTIEFLSSPDMVKAGFAGRAEFLSPSSAVHIVQLQQDGWEPLVDLRQVIDNLPAEQTLPLRFTYSGLVTTTDYAQDNFETLLRFTSVIYRLIDEMQADSEATAATFVDYVNSYTGTDLTAAELAGTFDNIYSLRGFDEATAFYTDSDDPFFYETVATANLAVLAGQGVIDEGHTPDELSIAGKVYAALVRYRQEADKALASAPAGDLKTRAQAQYDARNYLDAYRFAAAAQN; translated from the coding sequence GTGAACATCGTCAGCCGCCGCGCGGTGCTGGCCGCCATCACCGCCGGGGCAGCAGGAGTGCTCACGGGATGTGCCCAGGCGCCGTCGTCGGCCGGGAGCGCGGGGGCGTCGTTCTCGCCCTCGTCCGACCTGGCCGCGCCCGGTGACTCGATTCCCCAGGTCACGATCAAGGGCGCGTTCACGCCCTACGGCGACGAGCTGCTCGGCGTGGCCGGCATCGACCGGGGGTACTACGAGGCCGTCGGCCTCACCGTGTCGCCGGAGCCCTACGGCGCCCAGCTCGATTTGCTGATGAACCTCACGCCCCTGGTCAACGGCCAGGTCGACCTGGGCGCCGGATACGTGCCGACGGTCGCCAACCAGATCGACACGGTGAAGAACGTGGTCGGGTTCTGCATCAGCGACGTGTCGTACACCTACCGCATCGTCGCGCCCACCGGGAAATACACCACGGTCGCCCGGGAGATGACGGCGGGCAAGACGTTCACCGAGGCCCTGACCACGGTGATGGCCCAGCTCAAGGGCGAGAGACTGATCTGCGTCGAGTCCGGCAGCCCGCTCTTCCGCAACGCCGTGGCCGAGGCGGCGGGTCTCGACCTGGAGAAAGACGTCACGATCGAGTTCCTCTCCAGCCCCGACATGGTGAAGGCCGGTTTCGCGGGCCGGGCCGAGTTCCTCTCGCCGTCCTCCGCCGTCCACATCGTGCAGCTCCAGCAAGACGGCTGGGAGCCCCTGGTCGACCTGCGCCAGGTGATCGACAACCTGCCCGCCGAGCAGACCCTGCCGTTGCGCTTCACCTACTCCGGGCTGGTCACGACCACCGACTACGCGCAGGACAACTTCGAGACGCTGCTGCGCTTCACCAGCGTGATCTACCGGCTGATCGACGAGATGCAGGCCGACTCCGAGGCCACCGCGGCCACCTTCGTGGACTACGTGAACTCGTACACCGGCACCGACCTGACCGCGGCCGAGCTGGCCGGCACCTTCGACAACATCTACTCGCTGCGCGGTTTCGACGAGGCCACGGCCTTCTACACCGACTCCGACGACCCGTTCTTCTACGAGACCGTCGCCACCGCCAACCTGGCGGTGCTGGCCGGGCAGGGCGTGATCGACGAGGGCCACACCCCCGACGAGCTGAGCATCGCCGGAAAGGTCTACGCGGCGCTGGTCCGCTACCGGCAGGAGGCGGACAAGGCGCTCGCCTCCGCTCCGGCCGGCGACCTCAAGACGAGGGCCCAGGCCCAGTACGACGCCCGCAACTACCTGGACGCCTACCGGTTCGCCGCGGCCGCCCAGAATTGA
- a CDS encoding D-Ala-D-Ala carboxypeptidase family metallohydrolase — protein sequence MTPDDDALTATEDTPRLVQNEVPDSPEELADEPIAEASPDDNERNPFSPRSDVSGEPIGLEQGLPDDSPVDKGRLKTGDDLYLPLSTARSAVTAPTPNAASLTATEVTKRLRAIGFRIRSTGEQDQAVRAFKTGWFKLGPSLMDGSVANSILGPRASQAIDDSYERDKDGLTTMSPHFSFLETRCKCGGNYSDCRRIWPTRNSVIAAEELRQAFFPNGLTPISWCRCTGHNKAVGGASSSRHLKGDALDIPHTVSLRRIKSLENYTGIGIHRADGNVQHVDLRQGSPLAPVVWYYS from the coding sequence GTGACACCCGACGACGACGCCTTGACCGCCACCGAAGACACACCCCGCCTCGTGCAGAACGAGGTGCCAGACTCCCCGGAGGAACTGGCCGACGAGCCGATCGCCGAGGCGAGCCCGGACGACAACGAGCGCAACCCCTTCTCCCCCCGCTCGGACGTCTCCGGCGAACCGATCGGCCTCGAGCAGGGTCTGCCCGACGACAGCCCGGTGGACAAGGGCCGCCTGAAGACCGGCGACGACCTGTACCTCCCCCTCTCCACCGCCCGCTCCGCCGTCACGGCCCCCACCCCGAACGCGGCCTCGCTCACCGCGACCGAGGTGACCAAACGCCTGCGCGCCATCGGTTTCCGCATCCGCAGCACCGGCGAGCAGGACCAGGCCGTGCGGGCCTTCAAGACCGGCTGGTTCAAGCTCGGCCCGTCGCTGATGGACGGCAGCGTGGCCAACAGCATCCTCGGCCCCCGGGCCAGCCAGGCCATCGATGATTCGTACGAGCGCGACAAGGACGGCCTGACCACCATGTCGCCGCACTTCTCGTTCCTCGAGACCCGCTGCAAGTGCGGCGGGAACTACAGCGACTGCCGGCGGATCTGGCCCACCCGCAACTCGGTGATCGCCGCCGAGGAACTGCGCCAGGCGTTCTTCCCGAACGGCCTGACCCCGATCTCCTGGTGCCGCTGCACCGGCCACAACAAGGCGGTCGGCGGAGCCTCGTCGTCTCGTCACCTCAAGGGCGACGCACTCGACATCCCGCACACCGTCTCGCTGCGCCGGATCAAGAGCCTGGAGAACTACACCGGCATCGGGATCCACCGGGCCGACGGCAACGTGCAGCACGTCGACCTGCGTCAGGGCTCCCCGCTCGCGCCGGTCGTCTGGTACTACTCCTGA
- a CDS encoding M4 family metallopeptidase, whose translation MNPNLGLHHVLPPYMLEHLAEHGPEHLREGARADLTVDRTLRAARAVRPAARPGTAVAGDTPQAAPDRTVYDAQHRQNLPGTEVLREGGAAVADVAVTEAYDGLGATFAFWWEVFGRNSIDASGLPLDATVHYGRDYDNAFWNGEQMVFGDGDGTLFNRFTVSLDVIGHELAHGVTGAVRDLVYEGQSGALNESMSDVFGSLVKQYAAQPQQTAEQADWLIGAGLLTSSVQGVALRSMKAPGTAYDDPSLGKDPQPDSMAGYVDTTDDNGGVHINSGIPNRAFYLAATGFGGFAWEQAGRIWFGALSSPDLTTTATFAEFAAITVAQAEELFGAQARAVVLAAWNEVGVETTVELPDPDAEDALDLTETQQAGARPAGAQ comes from the coding sequence ATGAATCCGAATCTCGGCCTGCACCACGTCCTTCCGCCCTACATGCTCGAGCACCTGGCCGAGCACGGCCCCGAGCACCTGCGCGAGGGAGCCCGCGCCGATCTCACCGTCGACCGGACCCTGCGGGCCGCCCGGGCCGTGCGTCCGGCCGCCCGGCCCGGCACCGCCGTCGCCGGCGACACGCCGCAGGCCGCACCCGACCGCACCGTCTACGACGCGCAGCACCGGCAGAACCTGCCCGGCACCGAGGTTCTGCGCGAGGGCGGCGCGGCGGTGGCCGACGTCGCCGTCACCGAGGCCTACGACGGCCTGGGCGCCACGTTCGCGTTCTGGTGGGAGGTGTTCGGGCGCAACTCGATCGACGCGAGCGGCCTGCCGCTCGACGCCACCGTGCACTACGGCCGCGACTACGACAACGCCTTCTGGAACGGCGAGCAGATGGTGTTCGGCGACGGCGACGGCACGCTGTTCAACCGGTTCACCGTCTCGCTCGACGTGATCGGGCACGAGCTGGCCCACGGCGTCACCGGTGCCGTGCGCGACCTGGTCTACGAGGGGCAGTCCGGGGCCCTCAACGAGTCGATGTCCGACGTCTTCGGCAGCCTGGTCAAGCAGTACGCCGCGCAGCCGCAGCAGACCGCGGAGCAGGCCGACTGGCTGATCGGCGCCGGCCTGCTGACCTCCTCGGTGCAGGGGGTGGCGCTGCGCTCGATGAAGGCGCCGGGCACCGCCTACGACGACCCGAGTCTCGGCAAGGACCCGCAGCCCGACTCGATGGCCGGCTATGTCGACACCACCGACGACAACGGCGGCGTGCACATCAACTCGGGCATTCCGAACCGCGCCTTCTACCTGGCCGCAACCGGTTTCGGGGGATTCGCCTGGGAGCAGGCGGGGCGCATCTGGTTCGGGGCGTTGTCCAGCCCTGACCTCACCACCACGGCCACGTTCGCCGAGTTCGCCGCGATCACCGTGGCCCAGGCCGAGGAACTGTTCGGCGCGCAGGCCCGCGCGGTGGTGCTCGCCGCCTGGAACGAGGTGGGGGTGGAGACCACGGTCGAGCTCCCGGACCCCGACGCGGAAGACGCGCTCGACCTGACCGAGACGCAGCAGGCGGGGGCACGACCGGCGGGGGCACAGTAG
- a CDS encoding protealysin inhibitor emfourin yields the protein MLITLRRSGGFAAVPGLSRKLSVDTATLPKGEAEELESAVRAVRVDQLAAQPTPAPGAGDRYVYDLTVADGTTTHTVTVTEPLEDPVGTLIEMLSSYS from the coding sequence GTGCTCATCACCCTGCGTCGCAGCGGCGGGTTCGCCGCCGTCCCCGGCCTGAGCCGCAAACTGTCGGTGGACACCGCTACGCTCCCGAAAGGTGAGGCCGAGGAACTCGAGTCGGCGGTCCGGGCGGTCCGGGTCGACCAGCTCGCGGCGCAGCCCACCCCGGCACCCGGGGCGGGTGATCGCTACGTCTACGACCTCACCGTGGCCGACGGAACGACCACGCACACGGTGACCGTCACCGAGCCGCTCGAAGACCCGGTGGGCACCCTGATCGAGATGCTGTCGTCCTACTCCTGA
- a CDS encoding YihY/virulence factor BrkB family protein: protein MDRFQQKHAVIGFPLAVIYKFFDDQGGYLAALITYYGFLSVFPLLLLLASVLGFILQDNPELQQEILDSALRQFPVIGDQLGDPQGLRGSTTAVAIGLVGSLYGALGVANATQNAMNTMWAVPRNRRPNPIAARLRSLFLLAVGGLTFVITGSLGGIGTNVNGFADLINFNEILRLVAGLAGITLITVFFMFLFRWGTTRRLSRMDVLPGAIGAALVWQGLQQFGTVYVGSVVRHADATNGVFAIVLGLIAWIYLAVVALLICAEANVVRVRHLYPRTLLTPFTDDVDLTEADQRAYRSYARAQRTKDFEWVDVGFEHGGQNATARRKRRLARAQAKAALRAQEAQESPAVREARQAPGAQTVPGEVTGGPRPPAALPPGEEATEPGGAAGPGPDEGATGRRGRAVPEARPAGDSRTAPDGIAQNE, encoded by the coding sequence GTGGACCGCTTCCAGCAGAAGCACGCCGTCATCGGGTTCCCGTTGGCCGTCATCTACAAGTTCTTCGACGACCAGGGCGGCTACCTGGCGGCGCTGATCACCTACTACGGCTTCCTGTCGGTGTTCCCGCTGCTGCTGTTGCTGGCCTCGGTGCTCGGCTTCATCCTGCAAGACAACCCCGAGCTCCAGCAGGAGATCCTGGACTCGGCGCTGCGTCAGTTCCCGGTGATCGGCGACCAGCTGGGTGACCCGCAGGGGCTGCGCGGCAGCACCACCGCCGTCGCCATCGGTCTGGTCGGCTCGCTCTACGGTGCACTCGGCGTCGCCAACGCCACGCAGAACGCGATGAACACCATGTGGGCCGTGCCGCGCAACCGCCGGCCCAACCCGATCGCGGCCCGGCTGCGCAGCCTCTTCCTGCTCGCGGTGGGCGGCCTGACCTTCGTGATCACCGGCAGCCTGGGCGGTATCGGCACCAACGTCAACGGTTTCGCCGACCTGATCAACTTCAACGAGATCCTGCGACTGGTCGCGGGACTGGCCGGGATCACGCTGATCACGGTGTTCTTCATGTTCCTGTTCCGCTGGGGCACCACCCGCAGGCTCAGCCGCATGGACGTGCTGCCCGGGGCGATCGGTGCGGCGCTGGTCTGGCAGGGGCTCCAGCAGTTCGGCACCGTCTACGTGGGCAGTGTGGTGCGGCACGCCGACGCCACCAACGGGGTGTTCGCGATCGTGCTCGGCCTGATCGCCTGGATCTACCTGGCCGTGGTCGCCCTGCTGATCTGCGCCGAGGCCAACGTGGTGCGGGTGCGGCACCTGTACCCGCGCACGCTGCTCACGCCGTTCACCGACGACGTCGACCTGACCGAGGCCGACCAGCGCGCCTACCGCAGCTACGCCCGGGCCCAGCGCACCAAGGACTTCGAGTGGGTCGACGTCGGTTTCGAGCACGGCGGCCAGAACGCCACGGCCCGGCGCAAGCGGCGGCTGGCCCGGGCCCAGGCCAAGGCGGCGTTGCGGGCGCAGGAGGCGCAGGAGTCGCCGGCCGTTCGAGAGGCCCGGCAGGCGCCGGGGGCGCAGACGGTGCCGGGTGAGGTGACCGGAGGTCCTCGCCCGCCGGCCGCCCTGCCGCCCGGTGAGGAGGCCACGGAGCCGGGCGGTGCCGCCGGGCCAGGCCCCGACGAGGGTGCGACCGGCCGCCGGGGCCGGGCGGTTCCGGAGGCCCGCCCGGCCGGTGACTCCCGGACGGCGCCGGACGGCATCGCACAGAACGAGTGA
- a CDS encoding tetratricopeptide repeat protein, giving the protein MTQSTSTSECGDPLEPEALVRAGCRAADRGHLREALRLFGAAALTGDGAAQLNLGNTYMQLGRRAEAAEAFGAALAAGEKGAAYSLGRALEDLGDVDAAFEAYRQAWAEGDPKGAIGASWILSDRGHRIESFELLRSAVGRGSDLAAGVLGVRLWEEERAREAEGLLLRALQLYPPARPPLAEMYLEQGRAPEALAVLRAGTEALEVECFLPMGNLLYEVADNSEAAEAAYRMGLSLGDANCRLNLALLLRATDRETEGMALLLAAVEAGDELARKHMEME; this is encoded by the coding sequence ATGACGCAGTCCACCAGCACCAGTGAATGCGGTGATCCCCTCGAACCCGAGGCCCTCGTCCGGGCCGGGTGCCGGGCGGCCGATCGCGGCCATCTGCGCGAGGCGCTGCGCCTGTTCGGTGCCGCGGCGCTGACGGGAGACGGCGCGGCCCAGCTGAATCTGGGCAACACCTACATGCAGCTCGGCCGCCGGGCCGAGGCGGCCGAGGCGTTCGGGGCGGCGCTGGCGGCCGGCGAGAAGGGCGCGGCGTACAGCCTGGGGCGCGCCCTCGAAGACCTGGGAGACGTCGACGCGGCCTTCGAGGCGTACCGGCAGGCCTGGGCCGAGGGTGACCCGAAGGGCGCGATCGGCGCCAGCTGGATCCTCAGCGACCGCGGGCACCGCATCGAGTCGTTCGAGCTGCTGCGCTCGGCCGTCGGGCGGGGCAGCGACCTGGCCGCCGGCGTGCTCGGGGTGCGGCTGTGGGAGGAGGAGCGTGCCCGGGAGGCCGAGGGCCTGCTGCTGCGGGCACTCCAGCTGTACCCGCCGGCCCGCCCGCCGCTGGCCGAGATGTACCTGGAGCAGGGGCGCGCCCCCGAGGCCCTGGCGGTGCTGCGGGCGGGCACCGAGGCGCTCGAGGTGGAGTGCTTCCTGCCGATGGGCAACCTGCTCTACGAGGTGGCCGACAACTCTGAGGCGGCGGAGGCGGCCTACCGCATGGGCCTGAGCCTGGGCGATGCCAACTGCCGGCTCAACCTGGCCCTGCTGCTGCGGGCCACCGATCGCGAGACCGAGGGCATGGCGCTGCTGCTGGCCGCGGTCGAGGCAGGTGACGAATTGGCACGCAAACACATGGAGATGGAGTAA
- a CDS encoding excalibur calcium-binding domain-containing protein, with amino-acid sequence MVEGWSFNPPPGWPHPPRGWMPPPGWEPDPDWAPLPPGWQLWVPTPRRSWASVVCTAGAVGLVLAATLWLPRMSDAALLSGSDAQVDDGASGAGLPAQLGTLTPDLPPRDDAGATPLSAVSPLTAATAPRFHSCGALTAVYPHGVGLPDAVDRPGRYRDVKRTATAPGRGVRSGEGPGREPEPPDEPTAADRVQAPVVDFGRSTALYSANQPLDTDRDGIACER; translated from the coding sequence ATGGTCGAGGGGTGGAGTTTCAACCCGCCGCCGGGCTGGCCGCACCCCCCTCGTGGCTGGATGCCGCCACCGGGCTGGGAACCGGACCCGGACTGGGCGCCCCTGCCTCCCGGCTGGCAGCTCTGGGTGCCGACCCCGCGCCGATCCTGGGCCTCCGTCGTCTGCACCGCGGGCGCGGTCGGGCTGGTGCTGGCCGCGACGCTCTGGCTGCCCCGGATGTCCGACGCGGCCCTGTTGTCGGGCAGCGACGCACAGGTGGACGACGGGGCGTCCGGCGCCGGCCTGCCCGCGCAGCTGGGCACGCTCACCCCGGATCTCCCTCCCCGTGACGATGCCGGTGCCACGCCGCTGAGTGCCGTCAGTCCGCTGACCGCCGCCACCGCGCCGCGCTTTCACAGCTGCGGTGCGCTGACCGCCGTGTACCCGCACGGTGTGGGGCTGCCCGACGCAGTGGACCGTCCCGGGAGGTACCGGGACGTGAAGCGCACCGCCACCGCACCGGGGCGCGGGGTGCGTTCCGGCGAGGGTCCCGGTCGTGAGCCGGAGCCTCCCGACGAGCCCACCGCGGCGGACCGGGTGCAGGCTCCGGTCGTCGATTTCGGGCGTAGCACAGCGCTTTACAGTGCTAATCAACCGCTCGACACGGATCGGGACGGGATCGCCTGCGAACGCTGA